Within Phragmitibacter flavus, the genomic segment ACGGGCTCCTTGCATTCCGAGCCCGCCGAAGCAATGATGACCCCCTAACCACGGTGTCACACCTAATGAGTCAACGACACCCTCTTTCCTACACCTCCCCGGTGTCATTTACTTTTGAGGCAACAAGAGGCGGAAGTCGGCTTTTGCGTGATGGCCCGACAAGCGAGATGCAACATGATAAACGCAACGCAGGCGGCGGCTGCGATCAGGAGTTCGTTTAGATTGAGCGGAAAGATCATGAAGAAATTTTTGCCCTTGATAAGCGCCGCATAACTGGAAACGCAGAATGGCATCAGGAACAGCCGAAACACCGTCCAACCATCTGGTTTTGCTGTCTTGGAACTGGTGCTCAACAACAGCGCGGTGCCGATGATGCCGCTCATGCCGACCGAGGAAATCCACAAGGCCGGCGAGGGATCAAAATGCAGGGTAACGATGGCCACATACCAGCATAGGTAGCACCACAGCACCAGTTTGCCGGTTGAGAGATTTCCTAGGTATCGAAGCATCATTCAACAAAGCCAACCCGGATCTGAAAACAACCGGGAAAGCCATTTTCACCTGGAGGTTTTGGCGTTAAGATCCGTCATGCTGACGTTGTTCCGGAGATTTGTCCGTCTTGCACTGGTGGCACTTTCGACGGTCGTGATTTTCCTGCTGCTGGTGCAATGCCGGTTGATGTATTACCCGCGTCCCTATGGCGATGCCGATTTGAAACGCATGCAAAATCTTGGAGGGGAACGGATCGAAGTCATCACCGCACAAGGCAGGCAAACCGCGCATTACCTGCCGGCGGAGGGTTCGAATCGCGATGCTCCTGAGTTCCTGTGGTGGGTGTTTGGCGGCAATGGATCGTTGGCGCTGGATTATCTTGATCATGTGCGTGGTTGGGATCCTCGATTCGCTTTTGTGTTTGTCGACTACCCTGGTTACGGACTCTGCGAGGGCAACCCCAGTCCCAGTCGCATTGCGGACAGCATTGAGCAATTCAGCAAGCAGTTAACCCAACGGTTTCGTTGGACCGGAGAGGAGCGGCGTCAGCGAAGCGGGGTTCTCGGGCATTCGCTGGGTTGCGCGGCAGCCTTGATCGCCGCAGAAAAACAAAAGATGGATCGAGTGGTTTTGTGCGCACCTTTCACCTCCATGACGGACATGGGACGACAGCTTCTCGGCTGGCCTCTGTGCCATCTCAACCTGCATCGATACGACAATGGGGCGCGGCTAAAAAACCTCCCCGCCGATGCCCGCGTCATCGTTTTTCACGGAGTTCAGGATGAAGTCATCCCGGTGAAAATGAGTCAGCAGCTTGCCGCACAATTTCCTGATCTCATTCAACTCCACGAGATTCCCGAGGCCAGACACAATGATGTGGTCTTGCTGGCCAACGACAGGATCGGCCTGGCGATGCGTGGGATGGCTGCCTCGAAGACCCCTCTCAATTCCGCCGACGTCGAAGAACGATAGCTCCGGCACAAAGGAACAGCAGCATCGCACGCGAAGGCTCGGGCACCGCCTGCAAAAACTGGCTCGGCAAAAGGACGGTATCGGAGAAGCGAACTTCGTCGATGAGCAGTCCGTAATCGGCAGAGCTGGTCTTGCCGAAGATGATGGAGGCAAGCGCCTCTTCGAAAGGGCCGGTCAAGGTGCGGGCGCTGCTCGCCACGCCATCCAGATAAACCCGCACTTGATTTCCTTCCTTGGTCAATGCGATGTGGTGCCAGGAGGTGTCGCTATTCACCCGGATGCCGCCGGCACCGCCGCCATCGGCGTCCTGATACAGGTAGCCAGTCGTCACAGTCGCCACCTGGTTTTGATTGGGGTTGGGTGTCGGAGGGTCGGTGACAGGCACGACGATCGGAAGATCAAATCGTGCGCGCAAACGACCGAATGCCGTGCTGCCTACCGCGGGGTTGCCATCAAAATCAATCTGATAACCGCGACCCAATCCGCTGACCGAATCCCGATTGGTGAGGAAGGCATCGTAACTGGCCGGCTGACCGGTCACCTTGATGAACATTTCCCAGGTGAAATTTTCCTGGGAGAACAGCGCATTGTCGGGCACCACGATGGTTTTGGCCCCTGATCCGCTGGCGTTGTATGCGTGCGTATTGGCGGTGAAGGTTCCCGCTACCGGGTCAAAAATGGTCGGACCGGGCGTGTCCAAAGTCGAAAAGACACCGCCGCTGGCCGTGCCGCCCAAGAGGTTGGAGGAGGAGTCCAATGCATTGTTTTCCAGGCGCCAGTATCCAACGGTGGCCGACCAACCGCTGGTGGCAGTTCCCAACAGCAGGGTCAAAAGGGCGGTGGTGGTCCAGGAAAGAAGGGGAGAGGTTTTCATGGTTCGAAGCTCACGGGTGAAGGGTTGGCTGGTCGACATCAACCGAGTCGTAAGTGTAACTGACTTCCTTCTTTCATCGCAACCTGTAAATACCCTGACCATGCATTTAATGTGCTGCCAGCGATGGGGACGACGCGTATGTTCTCCTGAACCATGGCCATCCACACCCTTTCCACCACTCAAACTGTCAAAGGCGATCTGGAAACGATCTGGTCGTTTTTTTCTGATCCCCGCAATCTCTCGCGCATCACGCCGAAGGAAATGGGGTTCGAAATTCTCTCCGAACTTCCAGAGCGGATGTTTCCCGGCATGATGATCGAGTATCGCGTTCGCCCGCTGTTGGGAATCCCCATGACGTGGCTGACGGAGATCACCCATGTCGAGGAAGGCCGGTTCTTCGTCGATGAACAACGCGTTGGCCCCTATGCCATCTGGCATCATGAGCATCATTTTCGCGATCTCGGAAATGGCTTGGTAGAGATGAAGGACCGCGTCACCTATGTGCCGCCATTTGGCATTCTGGGCGAAATGGTCCATCCGATTCTGATCCGTCCGCAGCTTGAGAAGATCTTCGCTCACCGCGAGAAGACGGTGAATGAGATGTTTGGGAGTGCGGGAGGGCGATAACGCTATTTTTTCTTCAGCTCAGCGGCAGTCCACGGAGCAGAACGGGATTTGTGCTTTTCGCGGACTTTCGCCACAAAGGATGTGTCAATGGGCGAGGCGGTGTGCTCCCACTCGCGACGGATGTAGGTCACCACGGCGGCGATGTCCTCATCGCTCAAATGCATCAAAGGCGGCATGGCGAGATCAAAGGTTTGAGGTCCAACTTTGATCGGACCCGCAACGCCCTGCATGATGATTCGCGCCGGAATGTCGGGATTGCCGAGCACCCATTCGCTGTCCACCAAGGTCGGAGCAAGTCCATCAAGCCCCATGCCGTGTGCCTGATGGCAGGCCGCACAGTTAATGGTGTAAAGCATTTTTCCTTTCTCAAACTGCTCCTGCTGGGCGGCGGTCAATGGCACGATCTTCGGCGGCGGCGGCGCTCCGGGTTTGCCAGGCCAGGCAATGCGCTGGTCGATCGACGACAAAAACTTCTTGCCGCTCTTCTGTTTGGCGAAGGCCGCGCTCATCGACTTGATGCTGGCCGGTTCACCCTCAAACCAGATCAGTTTGATGAGCTTTTTGTCTTTTGGCAGCTCGGCGAGACCTTTCAAAAGCGCGATTTGTGCGGCTCCGGCCACCGGTTGACTGGACGCCAGCGTCAACAGTTCCTCAAACGGACCCGCCTTGTTCGCACTGGCCACCAGCTTGGCGAGTTCCTCCAAAACCGGACTGAGATTGGCGGCATTTTGATCAGTCTTGCGTTCGGCCAGCAACAGGGCAAAGGCGGCTTCGCGACCGCGCAATCCGCTCAAAGCACCTTCCCGTGCCAGCGGTTGTTTGCCCGCAGGACCCGCCATCAGATCCGCCAATGCCGCCAGTGCGTCGGGAAGAGGAATGGAGGTGAATTTGATCGCGAGCTGTGCCACGACCAGGGGCTCGGAATCATTTTTCATCGCTCTCAGATCGGACAGCAAATCAAAGCCCGACAACCTCACCGCCGCACTGCGCACATGCACATCGGGGTCTTTCAATCCCCGACGGAGCACTTCGGCATTCAGACTACCCAATCCTTCCAGGGTCCACAAAGCATGCAGCCGGGTCAACGGACTGCTCGTTGCGTCATTCAATAGATCCACCAATGCAGGCACGGCCTTGGTGTCACCGGATTCGACCAACAAACGCTGGGCCGTGTCACGCACCCAGCCGTTGTCGTGTTTCAACGCCGCCACCCGACCAGCGCTGTCAGCAGGAAGTTTGACCGCAGGTTGGCGTTTTGCCTCCCTCTCTTTGCCGTTGTCCGGGACGATCCTCCAGATGCGGCCCATGTCGATGGGTTGGGCAAGTTTGCGATCTTCAATGTTGGCGATCAAATAATGCGTCAGGAAGCCCGCATGCTGAATGATGCCGCGATACATGTCGACGATGTAGAGCGCACCATCCGGACCATCGGTGGCCTGAACCGGACGGAAGCGTTCGTCAGTGGAGGTAAGGAATTCGCGATTCTTCAACACATTCTCGCCGGTCAGAACTCCGCCCTTTTCCGCAATCTTGAATCGTTTCACCAGGTTGCCCGCAGGCTCAGGAATGAACGCATTGCCTTTCGCATCCGCCGGCAGCGCGTTGCCGCGATAGATCAAGGCCCCGCAAGTCGCCGTGCTGCTGCTCATCGTTCCATCGGCGCGCAAGATCGTGCCATAACCGCGG encodes:
- a CDS encoding LamG-like jellyroll fold domain-containing protein, encoding MKTSPLLSWTTTALLTLLLGTATSGWSATVGYWRLENNALDSSSNLLGGTASGGVFSTLDTPGPTIFDPVAGTFTANTHAYNASGSGAKTIVVPDNALFSQENFTWEMFIKVTGQPASYDAFLTNRDSVSGLGRGYQIDFDGNPAVGSTAFGRLRARFDLPIVVPVTDPPTPNPNQNQVATVTTGYLYQDADGGGAGGIRVNSDTSWHHIALTKEGNQVRVYLDGVASSARTLTGPFEEALASIIFGKTSSADYGLLIDEVRFSDTVLLPSQFLQAVPEPSRAMLLFLCAGAIVLRRRRN
- a CDS encoding SRPBCC family protein, giving the protein MAIHTLSTTQTVKGDLETIWSFFSDPRNLSRITPKEMGFEILSELPERMFPGMMIEYRVRPLLGIPMTWLTEITHVEEGRFFVDEQRVGPYAIWHHEHHFRDLGNGLVEMKDRVTYVPPFGILGEMVHPILIRPQLEKIFAHREKTVNEMFGSAGGR
- a CDS encoding PVC-type heme-binding CxxCH protein codes for the protein MSSKLFLSVLALAFSIAPGLMAQQKKNPGPADFEIKFKLPAPKALSADEALKTFAIQEGYRIELVAAEPLIEAPVAISFDDQGRLYVVEMRGYMHDIQGSTETQPTGRISLLEDTDGDGQMDKSTVFLDNLVMPRSVMAVNGGALVAEPPNLFFCKDTDGDGKADTKEIVASDYGTFNGQHEHMANTPVWAMDNWIWSAKYNTKFRLTGGIWQKGAGLGRGQYGLCQDDVGRLFYNYNSDFLRADFLQGDALSRNPQLRTATSINAKVVKDQTVWPSHPTPGVNRGYGTILRADGTMSSSTATCGALIYRGNALPADAKGNAFIPEPAGNLVKRFKIAEKGGVLTGENVLKNREFLTSTDERFRPVQATDGPDGALYIVDMYRGIIQHAGFLTHYLIANIEDRKLAQPIDMGRIWRIVPDNGKEREAKRQPAVKLPADSAGRVAALKHDNGWVRDTAQRLLVESGDTKAVPALVDLLNDATSSPLTRLHALWTLEGLGSLNAEVLRRGLKDPDVHVRSAAVRLSGFDLLSDLRAMKNDSEPLVVAQLAIKFTSIPLPDALAALADLMAGPAGKQPLAREGALSGLRGREAAFALLLAERKTDQNAANLSPVLEELAKLVASANKAGPFEELLTLASSQPVAGAAQIALLKGLAELPKDKKLIKLIWFEGEPASIKSMSAAFAKQKSGKKFLSSIDQRIAWPGKPGAPPPPKIVPLTAAQQEQFEKGKMLYTINCAACHQAHGMGLDGLAPTLVDSEWVLGNPDIPARIIMQGVAGPIKVGPQTFDLAMPPLMHLSDEDIAAVVTYIRREWEHTASPIDTSFVAKVREKHKSRSAPWTAAELKKK
- a CDS encoding alpha/beta hydrolase; its protein translation is MLTLFRRFVRLALVALSTVVIFLLLVQCRLMYYPRPYGDADLKRMQNLGGERIEVITAQGRQTAHYLPAEGSNRDAPEFLWWVFGGNGSLALDYLDHVRGWDPRFAFVFVDYPGYGLCEGNPSPSRIADSIEQFSKQLTQRFRWTGEERRQRSGVLGHSLGCAAALIAAEKQKMDRVVLCAPFTSMTDMGRQLLGWPLCHLNLHRYDNGARLKNLPADARVIVFHGVQDEVIPVKMSQQLAAQFPDLIQLHEIPEARHNDVVLLANDRIGLAMRGMAASKTPLNSADVEER